In Megalobrama amblycephala isolate DHTTF-2021 linkage group LG21, ASM1881202v1, whole genome shotgun sequence, the genomic stretch GACTATGATGAGAAAAAACgatatgcgtgaggattctgtcctttttagggtctcttcttcctgtttttggtttgtttacagttctttggtccgtgttgcattcatatttcattTGAACCTCACCAGAGTTAGTTTGCAAGCGGACTGAGACCCATCTTTTTCAGCGGGCTCTGTGCGCACTAGGGTtcagatggcagcgttcacacatgttcaaatgaaccgcactaacagagcaatcgcaccagggttcgttttaatctaaccaaacatgacaagtgtgaatgCACCCTAAATTAACCAACATCATCTTGATCTGAGTAGAAGTGTTATCATCAGGAAATGtgcttttcattgttttgtcGTAGATTAGAGATCTCACACGAGACTGGCGCACCACACTGGCGGCTGCAAGAACCTCTCCGCTGCTGGAAGTGAATGAGCTTGGTACCAAGGTGCGACGAAGGACTCCAGTACCCGACTGGCTCCTGTGCATTCCCACAAGCAAGCTGCTTCTAGCCTGGAACTTCTTGGATGGCGTTGACCCAGTCAAGGATGAGTTAAATGCGTCACCGGGTGGGGAGCAGCTAGGCATCATGGAAGCCGCAATGCGGGTGTTTTCCCCCTACGGCACCATTTCTTCTCTCCGCATTCTGCGTCCAGGAAAAGAGATCCCTGTAGAGTTGAAACGCTATACTAAGAAACACCTCGAACTGGGGCGCAAAGTGTGTGCTGTGGTGGAGTACGAGTATCTAGAGGGCGCACGCAAAGCCTACGAGGCCCTGAAGGCAGAAGAGCAGCAGCAGGGAGGAAGGGGCATTTGTGTGGTCCTGCTGGGTAGCCGTGGAACCCGTAAGCCAGGATGGAGCCAAAACCTAGTGGAGGAAGAGTGGGAAGAAGGTATTGACAGTGACAGTTTAAAAAAGCCTAACAGAAAAGCCAGGCGGTACATTTATTCTTTGGAGGATTCGGCTGTTTGCAGCTCTTCAGAGTCTGATTTTGCCCCTGCCTCACCCCGGCCCAACCGCCGAGTCTCCCGCCCACAGGCCCTCTACGGCAGTCCTCTCGCCATCCCGCGGATATCGACTTTCCGCTCTGACCCTTACAGGAATCCTCTGTGCAGTCCCGTAGGAAGCCCCCTCCTGCCTCGCAAGCTTTTTCCTTGCAGTCATGTGACCTCTCCTCTGGCCACGCATCCTCTCAGCAGCACGCCCACTGCAGCTGGTACGTCCTCCTTCAGCAGGTACAAGGGCTCGGATGAGCTCTCCCCAGATGACTTGGGGTTCACGAGCAGCCCGTGGGTCCAGAGACGTAAATATGCCGCCCAGGTCATTCAGCCTGAGATGGGTAGCTTGTTGTCACCCAATCAGATTGTGAGGTCTTCGAGTGTCCTGGTTGTGCGCCAGCCTGTCGGCCCTGATGGGACCAAGGGTTTTCACAACTGCATTGGTAGGGGGAAGGTGCTGCTGCCCCACTGACCCTATCAAAGATGCAttataaagtctttttttcatCACTCAGCCTGTATGCGAGAACCGTATTCTGCAGTGCAACAGAAGCACTTTTAATGCAACATAATTACTGACATGTTGATTGCTCCTATTAATGAAATTAGGGGGGGGggaaatgtaatgtaaaaaagtatctaattaaatattgaataaagaTGAATTTGTACTCCAATTTTCCTGaatttgttaaagggatagttcacccaaaaatgcccACTGACCTATTTTTGTTGATTAGATCAGTGAACTCGCCATTATGACATCATCTAATGAAATTTTAATGACCAGTTTTAGCTAATTAAAAGCAGTTCGCATTGCTGTATATAGGCCTACAGGAAGTAATTTAAATCCTAATATAAAAGGGTTATAAATGAATTTTCTGtcaatttattactcaccttcatatcattccaaacccgcaagacgtttgttcatcttcagaactcaaattaagatatttttgatgcaaTCTGGGAGATTTCTGACCTCCCTATAGAGAACAATGTCATAAccaatttcaaggcccagaaaggttgTAAAAGACatcattacagtttttctcagtcgctttggtgcatttctcacatcactatttacatttgcacaacagttaatgcagttctcaaaacaattagtacaaactgcaaaacctagttgataacctgcaaaagcgtgtcacttgctcaaaatggataggtcattcctcaaaagcaagtattcgtgtcaatgaaagtgtcagtgtcatcaagatgaaaagtcctgacaccattgtttatgaacaagatagtcaaatggctttatcatgttttcattatgacagtttactctgtcaatgttttccaatgcaaaaaagtcagatcttggtgacactacctgaaaatgctcaagaccgcactatatactatttgcacagccatttgaaaaatacagtaaagttacacattactgtatttagtgaggtaactgagtacaagacactgaatatgtatgtttcacatttttactgcatatgctctttgcaattctaatttgttcacagaattgtgcaaaagaaaaaatacacccttatttgcaacaaacataaactccctttgggtagagctgtgcacaactgtaaacaatattgcagtacatatggcaaatctttactgtaacactactgtacactacaatacactaaatgtgtgatgcagtaaagctgtacgtctaaatgtaaaatgtacagtgacaagttcttgtcccactgcaagcttcatgtatgacacgaatgacagtagtgcagtgcagattgtttagtgctgaattactgtccatttatacacacctgttctcccaacgaaatgtttgaataattgaatttacagtggttctcccaacatttggctgcacccttcgaccagcctcagccattgtgaggccgtgattgacaacatgatccacaattgtagccctgatttcatcagggatctgcctattggcctcttcttcctcttcccccgttttgtccccttccccttcttccccgcacccttaccccttttccatgaggctgaccttccactttctgtgtcacagtattgtagaaatggtacacactatgtcctgcttggttcgtatatgcttgtaaaatggggtttatgggattcagctctgacagtgattgtagagaagtggcttatcattagttgcaactaatgcttcacacaccccttctcatcagtgaaagttgagattcacttgagagaaattgttcaatttaggagacattttcaggaaaaaaagatttaaaaaaatgtgtaaaatttgcttgacagattttgacaactagttcaacatttttgtatgtaatgactcaagcaatgaaatgaggactattagttttatatggaatgactattcagcattcacaagtatagttaattttgactgacatgacataagcaaatgataatgttataaacagcagagagttgtatgaaagcaattgatgcatgtccaaaagcatttgcaatttgttcgaaggaatgagaaactgctactatgatgtgcacaaatgactaaatgttgtggaggttgaactaactgttgtgcaaatgtaaatagtgacgtgagaaatgcaccaaagcgactgagaaaaactgtaaaaaccactgactacagtggttcaaccttaatgttatgaagcgatgagaatactttttgtgtgccataaaacaaaataatgacttcaactattttttttttatcttcccTGTTAGTCTCCAATGCTGTTACATTGTAGACAGTGCAACGCTTCCggtttctacgtcagaacgctgttcacattattattattattattttttttaaattgctttgGTGCAATTTTTCAAAAGCAATTGgtaaattttcaaaactctttgtactaatatcacaacagatcatcaaaagtgcacttttttcaaacatttcagcatattttcaattgtgttaaaacaatacacaaaattacaaagtatccttttcacaacacaaaataagtgtttcatctatataaatgtttcattcacagtaactgcctttcataatgctattatatcaaacttttcattttcatctcttttcgttcagtttaatacatttgtctatAATTTAATCCAACTGGACTTGATGGTTAATTAATGGATCATTTGGTGCATCTATATATTTCTATAGATATTTATTCTATAGACATAGTTTCTATAGAACTTGTTTGCAATTTCCAATTTGGATAAccaaatgtaataaattatttttatattataagcaatttatcttagatgatgaccacgattttcaaagtgtgtatgtatgtgtggaCCTGGTAAAAGGATGGTAGTACCAGTAATTTTAGACCTtgttttttggtccccatgaggaaaacagcttataaatcatacgaaattctatttttataaaatgtaaaaatgcagaaagttttctgtgatgggtaggtttaggggtaggggatatacagtataaaaatcatgtctatggaaagtccccataaaatatggaaaaaccaatgtgtgtttgtgtgagaggGAGAGATACAGATACAGAGGGATTTGAAATTTGTGAACACAGAGTAGGAGGGAAAAGAAAGTCAATGACTGTATAACATCAGATTGATCAGATACATCAGAAGAAGGGAGACAGATGGCATCATTTTACATTATAGTATGCCTTGTGAATCTAAACAGAGGCATTACCATGGTAAAGACTGCCACATTACTATAACTCACCCTTATAAAGGTCGACTGCAGTATAGATTCAGTCATGTGGTACAGTgagaacatttactgtattgcCAGCAAACTCTGTTCTAGCTAAAAACTTCATGACCATGTCATACACTTCACACCTTTTGATAACACAGTACGAACATTATGGATTTtgtcaattatgtaatttaatgtAAGTGTATTTTCTAATGTGGCATCTGTAACCTGTGCAActaattatttcagcaacaagggtgatttgaaacatgaatcttgcattgtttgctattgaatgaactgattGTTAAAAGTACTAAATTGAAAGATGATCATACTGTTGTGTTTCtgtgattaaaccaaatgttctcattacataTCACAACgatcttgtgttttgaaacagtgattatgtagaatgaaaatatgtacagctagaatgaaagcatgagatcaggTTTTAAAAGAATGACTAGATGTtacaagtgtgatcagtttggagatttgaaaatgtacaccttACTTGTGAAAACAGCACGATGCATGTGTGTGacgctgatgcaggagccggccaataatgagtcggcgttctgacgtagaacctggaagctctgcactgtgtttacaacgcCTTTTACAATGTCTATAgggaggtcagaaagctctcagatttcatcaaaaatatcttaatttgtgttctgaagatgaacgaaggtcttgcggctgtggaacaacatgagggtgaataatatatgacagaattttcatttttgggtgaactaaccatttaatattatattaatatacagCATTACCAACTGCTTTTAATtaaaagtagctaaaactgTTCACTAAATGTCACTAGATGTCATAGTTCACTGATctaacaaacataaaaataggtcAGTTGGCACCTCTCTGAATCTATAAGGCttgtccaagaagttgctagatttgtccCTAGTCTTTTGAAAAAAGGGGTGAGGATGTCGCTAAATCTAGCGACAAAAATCACTGAATTGGCAACACTGCCTGTGTTTCTGAATAAGTACACAATTGAGATATTTACCACTAAagaataacaaaataatttatttgagtTTTTTCAGAATAGATAATTCCATTTAACAAGTAACCATGAGTCTTTTAGGCACTGTTTTACTTTATATGTAGAGAAAAATGTTAGCAAACACACTTATGTACAGGGCACTAGCAAGACAAATATGACATGCCCCAATATGTAAAATTACCATGCTGCAGTTCAGTACCACATGTGACTCTTAAAAACGAACACGAAAATATTGTGTAACCATCACATCTTAACAGGACAAATGACACGCTGTACATGAATAATGCCCCATCATCAGTACACTCATTCACTACATAATGGCTCTCCTCCATCTGGCTTTCCACACAGCTTGACTCTGAATAAATATGGTAAAACATAACAGACTTGCATAGACTTCATTTTGCTAGGCCGAATTAAATGTTCAAGAATTACAAAATTTGGAGAAAGGTCTATATGCATTGACATCACATTATCATCTGCAGAACTGAAATAATAGCAAATATAAGGACAGTTGCAAATGGTTATACAAGATTTTACACTCTTTTTCACTTTTTCCTCAACCGTGAACCTGTAATTGTGTAAGCAACAGCTTTAGCTTggttggaattgctccgtttatctGGTGGGCACTATTTTAAGTGCTAGTTGTTTTATTAAGAGAGGCTCTCAGAGAACAACTTCACTGCATAGATCACTTAATTATATACAATACACCTTAAATTACAGTGTATGTTTGGTGTGCACCATATGGTTTTGTCACTGTCACTTAAAAGCAGCTTTGCTCAACACAATGGTGGTAGGGTCTCTCAAAAACTGATTAGTCCCATGGTTCAATCCTGATGCTTATGAGTTTCCACCACGTATCtttgtttaaatatgaaataaccACCACTTACTACATTGGTGGAGAACATTTTCACAGTTGTTTAGTTAGCACTTTACAATAGCATTCTATACAttagcattagttaacatgaaataaCGAACTatacttttacagcatttattaatgttaagttttgcaaattgtataattaacatgaactaataatgaacagtAATATATagattaatattatattaataaatgctgtaaaaaaaaagtccatGATACATATGCATAATCTAATGTTAAcaaaccttattgtaaactatcattgtttaaattgtaatgtgataaaaaaaaaaaagaaaaaaaaaaggaatggttaaggggacagttcacccaatcTAAAATTTAAGACATATTTAAACCAATTTAATATATACAAGCTCACAATTTAGATATTTAGGTTTTAGGGATAAC encodes the following:
- the larp6b gene encoding la-related protein 6b, yielding MSSPGFTDIFHCEDTQQSKGLFSYTDDGLNDSLDGSSTELTDVFEEEFCEGELWIPPNDDLTQKIAAQLENYLSDENLSDDSFLLKHVQRNKMGYVSLKLLTSFKKIRDLTRDWRTTLAAARTSPLLEVNELGTKVRRRTPVPDWLLCIPTSKLLLAWNFLDGVDPVKDELNASPGGEQLGIMEAAMRVFSPYGTISSLRILRPGKEIPVELKRYTKKHLELGRKVCAVVEYEYLEGARKAYEALKAEEQQQGGRGICVVLLGSRGTRKPGWSQNLVEEEWEEGIDSDSLKKPNRKARRYIYSLEDSAVCSSSESDFAPASPRPNRRVSRPQALYGSPLAIPRISTFRSDPYRNPLCSPVGSPLLPRKLFPCSHVTSPLATHPLSSTPTAAGTSSFSRYKGSDELSPDDLGFTSSPWVQRRKYAAQVIQPEMGSLLSPNQIVRSSSVLVVRQPVGPDGTKGFHNCIGRGKVLLPH